GGCAATGCTTGATGGTTGGAGGAGTATAAAAGCTGACATCCTTTGGGGACAGTTAAAGCACTGGAAGAGTGATTTAGAAGAGTGACACAAGTAGAATGAAAGGATGAAATAGGGACTAGATCAGGTAATGCCTTAGTACACAATGCTAAGTATACCTTTGCCATTTCCTGTCAAGAGTAGGTACTAATGGACTGGCTCAGGGATGTACTTTGACTTTGACCTCTTACCTAAGCTCTAGGATGAAAACATTTATGTAGCTACATCCTATCATGCATGACTATATTATCCATCCTAGCCAATTCCTCAGTTCTGTTCACATTTATGCTATCCAATTGTACAAGCAGTTATTGGATCACTGTATGCAAAGCACTGTTCCCAGAGCTGCTGTAGTTTCATTTGATTGAAACTGGTCCGTACCCCCTACAGTTCACTTTAGTTGGTGAGTGAAGTGAGGTATAGAATTGACAACTAAATAGAGAATGGTACATCCCTGAGGAAATCCCCACATTCTCTGCCTCCTCCAGTCCTATTAAGTTTCCTCCTTAGAGCTGGCTGTTGTCTCTCACATGGTCTCTGTCCAGTACTCTGGTAGCTAGACATATAAATGCTGAGTGTCACCAGAGCTTAACATGGTCTTGGCACTGTGTGTGGTCAATAAACGTTTGATGAATGATACAACCCTGATTATACCCTCCTAAAAAATCTTCAGTTCTCTGCTTCTACAACAAAAGTCAGAGTGCCCCATTTAGCCTTCAGCCATAGCCAACTGCActtcccttttttccctttcaCTACGTTGAAGGCTAGTTTAGCCAGTGATTCACTGATCTTGCCCCGGGCCACTTGTATTCTCCCACCTCTGTTGCAGGAGTTCTTTGCTCTAACCTAGGGCTCATCCAAGTTTATAGGCTCAGAGAGGAGGCATTTGTGGCCGGCTTTTTCCTCCCGCTAACGCCTCCCCGACATCCCAATCAGCCCTTAGTGCGCAAAGCTGGACCCCCATCTGAGGGAAGGGCTGAATCCTGGAACCCTAGAGCCCTAAGCTGGGCCTGCCGCCGGCGGCAAATGTCTTGAGTCCTGTTACTGGACTGGCCAGAGGGCCAAGAATGGGACCATCGGAGGCTGGACGTCAGGAAGAAGCTGGGTGCTCCGGAGGCAGGCCAGGCCGCAGCCACCCGCGAGGCGGGCTAGGAGAAatgagggaaggggtggggagccGGGGCTGGGTGCGCTTCCTGCCCCAGGATCTGGCGGCCCGCCCCTACCCCCGCCCCTGCGGCCAAGCGGGCGCTGGACTGCCCCTCCTGCCTCGACCGGCCGCCCAATCAGCAGGCGCCCCCTGCCCGGCCCGCCCACTACCCCTCTGGTGACAGAAAGTCGGCCCAGCAGATGAGGAAGTGGCCGGCAGGCTGGCCTTAGGGACTTCTCTCTGGCCCTATTCCCTCCGAGCCCTCCATTACTGCCCGCCTGGCCCCCACTGGTGAGTCTGGACCTTCCATGGCTCCCCACGTGCCGGCTCCCCCTTCCTAGCTAGCTCAGCCCTACCCTGCCCTGCCCAGCCGGGGCTGTGGGCGAGACTGTTCCTGGGGCGAGTGGGTGGGAGGTCCCAGCTGCTGGGGCCGGGCCTCGCCAGCACACTCCCTCCCCCGGCACCTCTGTTTCTAGCCCCCGTTTGCTCATACTTAGgccttcctcccccacctctgGGCTTACCCCTCTCCcgcctctcctctcttccccttcctttcctttccctggtgtcctttttccttccatccatcttaaaggaaggaaggaaccagcTGAGTTCCCCTGTGGGAGACACACCCGAATTTCCCTTAAACTTTGGGAGAGGTCCTTCTCAGAAGCCTGAGTCCCTCCTGCCCTCCAAGGTGCCTGAGTGTGGGGTGGGGAGTGTGCTTAGGGGGGGATGCTTGAGGGAGATAAGGAGCTAGCAAACAAGCTAGCTCACAGTTCGTGAGAGGAACTGTGTGTGAGAGCACAAGGCTAAGCACTCTGTTGGTGGCATAGGCCACCAACAAAAATCTGAGTATGGGTGAAGAAATGTTGCCCGCCAAGAGATCTGTGTGACTGAGGGAGGTGCTTGTCCGTGTGTGATGTGACTGATCGGATATTCATCATCTCTCTGAGCATATGCTTTTGCACACCATGCTGCTGGGGTTGTGCATGGTGATGTGTGAGTGCCACTTCGAGTGCAGTCCCTTGTAGGTGTGAGGCTTAGTAAACCCCATGTCATGGTTCATGGAGGCCAGTTTGGGTGGTGTGTCAGAGGCAGGGCACTTATGGCTAGCAGGAGGTGTGTGGATGTGTGCTAGCCCTTGGTGTAGTACACACGTCCTTGGGATGATAAAGAgctgtgtgagaggcaggtgTGTTTGAGTGTGAGGGATGTGGATGGCAGGCCTTGGTGGGTCTCAGGATGGAGGGAACTGGGCCCACCCACCACCCTAGCTATTGGGTAATTGCCTGGTCCTTCTGGGACCCAGGCTTTCCTGGGTCTAGGTAGAAGTGTCCCTGTGAGGCCTCCCCCGACATTCCTTCAGCTTTGAGGAGGAGGGGACCTAGCCCATTAGTACCCCTCCCAGAGGGAGGGGAAGATTCTTGAGACCACCCCCATTCTCGCACCTCCTCACATGCCACTGGCTTCCTTGCCCTTCCCTGGAAGGGAAGGGTGATTGTACCCATTCTGAAGTAGGACAAACTGAGAATTCATGGCTTGTTCGGGAGAGGATGCTGGGTGTGAATTTTTTAGCAATTCCTTGGACCAAGGCTAGGGCCAGGGCCAAGAGGTTTCTGGAGATCCTAGGGCCTTAGCTCATTTGGCTGGTTTGGACAGGTGGGTGGTGAGTCTGGGGCTTTACTTGGCTTTCCCAATTCTGGTGAGTCCTGCTCCCCTAGGCATTGACCTGTGGCCTGGACCCACCCTCCACCCCATGTCCAATACAGCGGGGGCGGGTGGAGGGCGGGGCTGCTTCCAGATCTAGTCAGACAGGTGGAGCCGCTAGGGCAGGAGTCTCAAAGAGCCAGGCTCCCGAGAGGAAAGGATTGGAGAGAAGAGCACACCAGCAGGGAGGAGAGGCTGGAGGTAAGATCCCCGGAAAGCAGACCTAGGGAGATAAGTGACTAGCAGGGGAGAGGAGGAACTCCAGGCTGGTAAGGTTCTGGAAGTAACAGAAGGGAGTAAGAGGTGAGTCCTGGTAGGGGCGAGGGGGGGACCTTGGGGAGATGACAGGGATCTGGGAGAGGAGGGGGCAGGAGAGGAGAGATTGAAGGCAAGAATCTTGGAGAGAAGATTGACTTCTCAGATCTGGGGAGGTGAGAGATTTGTTAAGGAAAGGTGAGGAGGTTCATTCTGGAGATGAGTTCTCTGCTGGTGAGGAGGGAAAGCTCTGGATACCAGGAAAGAGATCACAGAGTTCTCTCGTGGAGGAAGATGGGAGGGATGCCAGGAGGTAAAATTCCCTGGAGAGGAGTAGAGAGGAGAGTAAGGTGTGAAGAGGAAGGCCGAACAGCCTTCTCCAGGCTGGCAGGATGCATGGGGAGCAGATGCCCCCACCAAAGTGCCTCCTCCTAGTCTCTAGCAATTCCTTTCTTTTACTATGTtgctgcttttgtgtgtgtgtgtgtgtgtgtgtgtgtgtgtgtgtgtgtgtgtgtgtatgtggtgcttgtgcatgctgggcaagtgctctctaccactaagctacatccctggcCCTGACCTTTCTCAACGAGGTCTCAGAGTCATCTTGTCTGTTTTGTCTCTGTGGGTCAGGTGTGGGATGGGAGCATGCAGTGGGTCCTGTCTGACAtccaccctccatctctccccagaATTCTTAGCCAGGATGGAAGCTGTTGTGAACTTGTACCAGCAGATGATGAAGCATGCAGGTAAGATGCTGTCCACCAGACTTTCCCTCCCATCTTCCCTGGGATCCCAGGATCTTGGGCTGTCATAATGAAGAGTCCTTATCATTTGACCCTTAGTGATCTGACCTCATGTCTATAGACCTGATGAGGCTCCTTTGAACTCTGTGAACCTTTCTGACTCCTTTGACCCTCATTCATAGATCCCCGAGTCCAGAACTACCCTCTCATGGGGTCCCCACTGCTGATGACTTCTATTCTCCTGACCTACGTGTACTTTGTCCTCAAACTTGGGCCTCGTATCATGGCTAATCGGAAACCCTTCCAACTCCGAGGCTTCATGATTGTCTACAACTTTTCTCTGGTGGCACTCTCCCTCTACATTGTCTATGAGGTGAGCCAAGATGCTCAGGATTTACTTCCTGCCAGCAGGATAAGGGGTGTGTTATAGGGCCAGAGTGTAGCATCTCTCCTTTCCAGAGAAGTTCATACCCATTTCTTCAGCTAGTGAAGGGAAGGGTTTACTGGGAGAGGGGTGTCTCTGGTGGTCTAATCCACACCCTTTCCTAGTTCCTGATGTCTGGCTGGCTGAGTACATATACCTGGCGCTGTGACCCTGTGGACTATTCCAACAGTCCTGAGGCACTTCGGGTAAGTAGGGACTAGGGTAAGTCATAAGCAACCTGGAGAATGGAAGCAGTGAGGGTATGGCCTGTGCTCATGGCCCCGTTTCGGAAGGCTCTTTGAGTACTGTGTGGAGTACTAAGGCTATTCTGACTTCTCACAGATGGTTCGAGTGGCctggctcttcctcttctccaagtTCATTGAGCTGATAGACACGGTAAGTAGTTAATAGACATGGTGAGAAGctgggggaagaaaaggagaacgGCCCTGGCTCTGAACTCTTATCCCACTCTTTTCTCAGGTGATCTTTATTCTCCGGAAGAAAGACGGGCAGGTGACCTTCCTACATGTCTTCCATCACTCAGTGCTTCCCTGGAGTTGGTGGTGGGGTGTAATGGTTGCTCCAGGTGAGTGGTGAGGACCATTGGGGAAAAGGGGTGGCCACTGGGAGCAGAGGCCCAACTCTCCTTACCGTTTTGCTTTCTCCTCACAGGAGGAATGGGATCTTTCCATGCCATGATAAACTCCTCTGTGCATGTTGTCATGTACCTGTACTATGGACTGTCTGCACTTGGCCCTGTGGCTCAGCCCTACCTTTGGTGGAAAAAGTACATGACAGCCATTCAGCTGGTGAGGAACCTGGTGGGCCTGTAACCCCAAGGATCCTAGTCTGGATCCTTCCTTTATCCAGCCTGTCTCATCTTTGACCCCACTCATTATCTTTCTCTATCCCCTCATCTTCACTGCTCCtgagcctttcctttctctatcctAGATCCAGTTTGTCCTGGTCTCACTGCATATCTCCCAGTACTACTTCATGCCCAGCTGTAGCTACCAGTACCCAATCATTATCCACCTCATCTGGATGTATGGCACCATCTTCTTTGTGCTGTTCTCCAATTTCTGGTATCACTCCTACACCAAGGGCAAGCGACTGCCCCGGGCACTTCAACAAAATGGAGCACCAGGTATTGCCAAGGTCAAGGCCAACTGAGAAGCATGGCCTAGGATAGGCGCCCACCTAAGTGCCTCAGGACTGCACCTTAGGCAGCATCCACCAAGTGTCCTCCCCACCTACACCTGTGACCAGAGCTCATATGGTCAGGACCGAGCAGGAGACTGGTGTATAGGGAGCAGTGTCCGTTCCTCACCCACTTCTCCCAGCCAGCTCCAGGGATGTGGGCTCACTGCCCTCTGCCACCAGAGTTGGGGGCTAAAAGGGCTGGACACTTATTTCCCCCTCCCTGTCTTTAACTTGGGAGAGGAACACTCAGGGCTGGCCCCCACCAGGGTCTTGTGGGCTTTTTCCTCACACTGAAGAGAGGTCAGCAATAATCTGTCACTATGGACTCAGGCTCCTTCTTCAGCCCCATGCAGAAGCAAGAGCTTCTAGGCCAAAGGTCAGGGTGGGCAGGGGGCCTGGGAATACAGAGTGAGGAGGCTGCATACTCACTTGTGTCTTAATTAAAGTGACAGAGGAAACcactgtgcctgtgtgtgtacatgtatgattGGAGGTGGGGTATACAGTCTACTTTAGCCCTGTCTCCAAACAGAAGAGATGGTGAAGGCTCCCACAAGTTGTTTCTAGCTCCAAAGACAGTAGGGGAAAACCCCTGCTAGAACATTGGTTTTGCCAAGAGAAGAAAGGGGGACCTGACTTTATTAgaaaagtaacaacaacaacaacaacaatagtaataataaaaaagactgaGGTTATGGGTTGGTCTTCAGCGGATGCCTTGGTGGATGAGGCTACTTTTAGCTGCACTGGCCTTCTCCCGCTCCCGCTTTCGAGCAGGGTCCAGCTCAAAGCAGCGCCATAGCCGCAGGGTCTCATCTGCTGCTGCTGATGCCACTGTGGCCCCATCTGGGCTCATGGTCAGACTGAGGACCCGGGCTGTGTGACCTGAGGCAAATGAGCAGTACATGTGAATGTAGACATTTTGATTGTCACCTGGAAATACAGGCCAcatataccataaaatttatccttttaaaatgtacaatttagtGGTTTTTAAGTGTATTAACAAAATTGTGCACAACTAAATATAAtaccaaaacattttcatcacttccATTATCCTCAGCCCCTGgcaacaattaaaatattttatctacatTTACCTATTCTGGTCACTTCATTAAAAATGGAGTAATACAATATGTGGCCTTTCTGTttaacttctttcacttagccacCTACCTTTGAGCTCAGCCACCTTGGCCATGGTTGGGTACTTCCAAATAACCAGTTGGTTCTGGGCAAAGCCATGGCCTGAGATAAGCTCCTTGTAGTGGGGAGACCAGAGGATA
The sequence above is a segment of the Castor canadensis chromosome 7, mCasCan1.hap1v2, whole genome shotgun sequence genome. Coding sequences within it:
- the Elovl1 gene encoding very long chain fatty acid elongase 1, with translation MEAVVNLYQQMMKHADPRVQNYPLMGSPLLMTSILLTYVYFVLKLGPRIMANRKPFQLRGFMIVYNFSLVALSLYIVYEFLMSGWLSTYTWRCDPVDYSNSPEALRMVRVAWLFLFSKFIELIDTVIFILRKKDGQVTFLHVFHHSVLPWSWWWGVMVAPGGMGSFHAMINSSVHVVMYLYYGLSALGPVAQPYLWWKKYMTAIQLIQFVLVSLHISQYYFMPSCSYQYPIIIHLIWMYGTIFFVLFSNFWYHSYTKGKRLPRALQQNGAPGIAKVKAN